From the genome of Mesorhizobium japonicum MAFF 303099, one region includes:
- a CDS encoding outer-membrane lipoprotein carrier protein LolA: protein MKNDLSKLSDFAPTRRQLLGLGLVAAGAAAFNVVPGFELLASAQAAVPAAAQKIADHFSSVKSMSGEFVQFGPKGEQTGGKFFLERPGKIRFNYDGASNFKVISDGKSVVILNKKMNTSDLYPLSKTPLKLLLDDRIDLSGDRVKSVKEEDDLTTIQLSDKAVFGNARITMMFDPKTYDLRQWTITDAQGKDTTVMIFNTKEGVSFAPDTFAIDYTANRELNTKTR, encoded by the coding sequence ATGAAAAACGATCTTTCCAAGCTCAGCGATTTTGCCCCGACCCGCCGCCAGCTCCTCGGCCTCGGCCTTGTCGCTGCCGGTGCGGCCGCCTTCAACGTGGTGCCCGGGTTCGAGCTTCTGGCCTCGGCGCAGGCGGCGGTGCCCGCCGCCGCGCAGAAGATCGCCGACCATTTTTCCTCGGTCAAATCGATGAGCGGCGAATTCGTGCAGTTCGGCCCTAAGGGCGAGCAGACCGGTGGCAAATTCTTCCTCGAGCGGCCGGGCAAGATCCGCTTCAACTATGACGGGGCGTCGAATTTCAAGGTGATCTCCGACGGCAAGTCGGTGGTCATCCTCAACAAGAAAATGAACACGTCGGACCTTTATCCGTTGTCGAAGACGCCGCTGAAGCTGCTGCTCGATGACCGGATCGACCTCTCCGGCGACCGCGTCAAAAGCGTCAAGGAAGAAGACGACCTCACCACCATCCAGCTTTCCGACAAGGCGGTGTTCGGCAACGCGCGCATCACCATGATGTTCGATCCGAAAACCTATGATCTGCGCCAGTGGACGATCACCGACGCGCAGGGCAAGGACACGACGGTGATGATCTTCAACACCAAGGAAGGCGTCAGCTTCGCGCCCGACACCTTTGCCATCGACTATACGGCGAACCGCGAGCTGAACACCAAGACAAGATAG